The sequence below is a genomic window from Gossypium hirsutum isolate 1008001.06 chromosome A11, Gossypium_hirsutum_v2.1, whole genome shotgun sequence.
ttaaatactataaaatataactaaatacatattttaactctcataaacaatatatatatattaatctcgatttctttaaaataaatttccaacTTCTCCCTGCATTTATCTAATTACACACTAGTTATTAGTTTGTTATTTTCATGTTATTCATTGTTATTAGTTGAATAAATCGAAAACTAAACGCATAAGCACAAAATATTATTCAAAgctccattttattcaattttttcaaaattcatcACATGTTTCTTtcgaaaagaataaaataaaacattcgtTGACATGTTCATTTTTCATACATGTAACTTATTGCAGCATgtaagaaaacaaagaaacaatgGAGGCCAATGATCCAAGAACAGGCAAGGTAGCGGCAGCCACGCTGGAATCCGGTCCTGATGCTGGGGCGGAACCAGGAGAGGAGCTAGGACTAGAACCACCGGCTGAAGGGGCAGGAGATGGTGCACCGGCAGCCATGACGACGCTCATTGAGGCGGCAGCAACAATGATGGCGGTGGAGACCTTCTTCATGTCCATGGCGTATAAAGGGGTTATTAAACGCACTGGAAATGAATGAGACCTGCGTTTAATAACTGGTGAATGGGGATCCGCCGGTGATTGTTATTATTTGCTTTGTTATTGCAGGTCTGAAGAACAATGATGGTGGGGTGGATCTTTTATAGGTGAAAATTCATGGCTATTTTTAGTgacaaaagtttaaaaaaatttacgtGTTTGGTTCTCGCATGGTTTGCGGGATAGACatgcaaaattttgaatttttttttaacgaTTTTGACTGGATTTTTTGATAAagggattttaattttttttaagagagGGAGAGTAGTAAATTAACAGTAATTACATCAACATCATCTTGTAAATTATTTAGAATGGAAGTATCAATTTGTTGGAcagaaaaaacaaattaacaaagGTCCAATTGATAGTCAAACATCAAATCAGCTAAGGCATTAGCTGCTCCATTACATTTCTTTAAATATGCTCGATGTGAACCACTCATGCTCGAGTgcaaaacatttttattttgcaTACTAATGTCCTGTTCACTACGCTTTTATAGTCACCATTAATTGCTTAAACTGCAGTTAAATAATCACATTCCAAAACAACCAATTTCCACCCTTCAAACTAAAGTAATTTAAGTCCACCATAGATTGGCCAAGGTTCTGCTTGTTGAACACTACATTTCCCAATATTGTGACTGTAGCTAAATCTGCCATGGTTATCTTTAGCAGTCTCAGTTGAGTAGGCAAGTCCGATATAACGTTTCTTTGCatcatttgtgtttattttcacATAACCAGCTATTGGTTGTTGTCAGGTGCTTAGTCTAATTTGATTTTTAACCTTGATTGTTGATTCTCTATTATGTTTAACATTCACAACTTAACTCCGAGTCAATCCTACAAGCATTCCAGAATTATGAGGAACATTTCTAAAAACTTGGAGtaaaatgaatgtgaaataaattgctTCCATACTTCCTGAGCTTTGGAAAATCATGAAGTATATGAAGAATATTTTCTTTTGCAAATCCACAAATGCAGCAATTAGCATCATTCGTCAGTCCGCATCTGTATCTTTCCATACTATTATTCACACCCTCTTTGTCATTGTTCCTATCTCCATCCTCTTACATGGCAGGAGGCAAAAGGAGGGGCTGATAAGGGCTTTACACCCTTTCTTAAAATGGGTTCAACTctccaaaattcataaaaacataagttaaatatagggtaaactataaaaataattatttttgtttgtcttagattacattttgatcattgatatttaaaatgttacgttttggCCACTTACATTATCATTTTGTTATGAAGTAGACTAGGATGAGAATAGTTTTTTCagtcaaaatgaaaaagaaagctaAAAGAAAGAAGACAAACAATCTTTGTTGTCCAATTTAAGGtgcaattaatttaaaattttcaataaaaatgaaCAACCTATTCTCGTTCTTATCGAAAATCCAAGTTAATATGTAAGTGATTAAAacttaacatttcaaatataaataaataaaatataatatgaagcaaacaaaaataaaaatacatattttaatatggaTTTCTCTTCAAAAAAATTTCCCAACTTACCCTGCATTTAtctaattacatattatttattagttaaataattCATTGATATTTTCATGTTATTAGTTGAATAAATCGAAAAGTAAACGCATAAAAACAAAATACTTTTCAGCtccatttcaattttttcaatattCATCACATGTttcttacaaaaaaataaaaaataaaataaaatattcgtTCACATGTTCATTTTTCATACATGTAGCACGtagaaaacaaagaaacaatgGAAGCCCCAACCAATGATCCAAGAACAGGCAAGGTTGCGGCAGCCACGCTGGAATCTGGTCCTGGTGCTGTGGCGGAAGCAGGAGAGGAGCTAGGACTAGAACCACCGGCTGAAGGGGAAGGAGCAGGTGCACCGGCAGCCATGACGGCGCTCATTGAGGCGGCAGCAACAATGATGGCGGTGGAGACCTTCTTCATGTCCATGGCGTATAAAGGGATTATTAGACGCACATGAATGAGACCTGTGTTTAATAACTGGAGAATGGGGATCCGCCGGTGATTGTAATTATTTGCTTTGTTATTGCAGGTCTGAAGAACAATGATGGTGGGGAGGATCTTTTATAGGTGAAAATTCATGGCTATTTTTAGTGacgaaatttaaaaatcaaattacgTGTTTGGTTTTCGCATGGTTTGCGGAATAGACAtgcaaatttttgaatttttttaacgaTCTTGACTGGATTTTTAGATAaggagattttaaaattttttaagagaaaaaagtAATAATTTAACAGCAATTACATCGATATCATCTGGCAGATTATTTATGTcagaaaccattttttgaaaacgggatcgactttggttttgaaagtgaaaattaaaacgggagtcgccatcgatctttATTGGGTGTCGGATCAcccttgttttaataaaacattttagtttactaaaacgatattttggtctacgaattttgagaaaacgggttcgggagtcggttacttacgaggaaggattagcaccgtcgtaacgcccaaaattggtacttaattgattaattaatatcttaatatcgaaaattgaaaagttttaaaataaattttgaaatacgatccctttttatgAATGTTGAGTTTAAAAGTGCTTGAATTGGATCAAAACGATTGCTAAAGATTTTCTTGTCTCGAGACATCAAAgaatcacatcccgtaagttaggacgcgatacCTTGAACTTCTGAGCGCaagtttatctttaattttaattgaaatttcatgTGTTTTTAAAACtcgaaaggatatttggctatttagaatcaacgagagaatcgaaaccccgtaagttagggcacaattcttcagTGTTCCAAGACGCGAAACATttccttattttcaaaatttcttttgttttaaatttggacCTAAAagttttaatgaaatatttaagaGGTATACGTTTAGAAACAAATCGCGATGAATAATCCAAATAATGAAACGAATATACACCATAAAAGTCATAATATCGAAATGTTTGGACACGGTTGGGATGACAAGACTTTACAAATCAATATATGTTTTAAACATATGGGCCACTCGATGAATGGGTGAACAGGGTAAGCGTACACGGTATTGAGCATACACATTTCGAAgtagaaataatatataaataacataaataatgaaaagacaaataaaataatatggtAAACGAATAA
It includes:
- the LOC121209501 gene encoding arabinogalactan protein 23 — its product is MDMKKVSTAIIVAAASMSAVMAAGAPAPSPSAGGSSPSSSPASATAPGPDSSVAAATLPVLGSLVGASIVSLFSTCYMYEK
- the LOC121209500 gene encoding classical arabinogalactan protein 11 codes for the protein MDMKKVSTAIIVAAASMSVVMAAGAPSPAPSAGGSSPSSSPGSAPASGPDSSVAAATLPVLGSLASIVSLFSYMLQ